Proteins encoded together in one Ciona intestinalis chromosome 3, KH, whole genome shotgun sequence window:
- the LOC100179844 gene encoding zinc finger CCCH domain-containing protein 18 isoform X4, which translates to MPLLFNNRLAFKQILGSSWYFIGDNLYTMDSPIKKENEKIDETISEVPVLSDAPTIDEKQALLEEDKSDPLIEDAESPAEKMQEEQTLEEQNKEDEDRALDSAEDDVAPLDQNDAIDKSPDQEKEIDATSVEDGKPDTSPDQKDEGVVGSDQENSGIPSPDPVDAADSDKEDGMIVSTKEQLSDDHQEEQLEASDHENVVDRSTEQTVDQEDSPSKSDEVTVKEEYVFDRKSDDNNENKSDEDGPCNAKSNLEQEKDAENDAGIINVKKEAEKVLADGKIEDDESDGEIVDSDKEEDVKEEVRSNSQVDYGLDDVRPEMEQLDYDEDVDELGELGDAPIPQSAEIEKKKVKQEMSDGEIESSDGEIKSDNEEKPKKLPGFCPDDYEDGEMIDPMEGPAVPREICRFFEKGNCTWADRCRFIHPGINDKGGYNLFSDEPKPGPLMHRHEPPPFDPRAPGPMHPPDMMHHPKMETAWERGLRHAKEMRRRAMQRKVQEPDFMRKREIISLNAELNVDRDLDFIAQKPLVEDSRGFNPFDAFDDDDLYAVPPPEELKRLKRFEKSHTRDTDARSPPRRPVEGHRRPESPSRRGREMFPPGHPMHREMHDHRGMERRSPPRHMGMHPHDRPPMFPRDRPPPHELPPHMRGDPGFRPDRGPRMDRDFRDRRMEDMMRERERIDQRRPMDENRLSPSQQRREVESRIVPVGQPGIPGSQFRKQQPDASSAAPPRGDNWSDPWARGRQKKVKEGRGRSSSGSSSSSSGSSRSSSFSSFSSRSSSRSSLSSSFSSSGSSRSPSPTKSTKKVLKKKKANPAKEASNGKSAKVPKAVVKAAPKKVVATQAATKAKVAKPSKPAKPPAAVPSKAKAVPVAPVVPPAPADRGRPAKKQVAKKVKPKKK; encoded by the exons ATGCCCCTTCTGTTTAACAACAGATTGGCATTCAAGCAAATCCTGGGATCTTCATGGT ATTTTATCGGTGACAACTTGTACACCATGGACTCACccataaaaaaggaaaatgagAAAATCGATGAAACCATCTCTGAG GTTCCAGTTTTATCTGATGCTCCAACTATTGATGAAAAGCAAGCCCTACTGGAAGAAGATAAATCGGATCCTTTGATAGAAGATGCAGAAAGTCCTGCTGAGAAGATGCAGGAAGAGCAAACTTTAGAGGAACAGAATAAAGAGGATGAAGATCGTGCACTGGATTCAGCAGAGGATGATGTTGCTCCTTTGGATCAAAATGATGCAATAGATAAATCTCCAGATCAAGAAAAAGAAATAGATGCCACTTCAGTTGAAGACGGAAAACCAGATACATCCCCGGATCAAAAAGATGAAGGAGTAGTAGGATCAGATCAAGAGAATTCAGGGATTCCTTCTCCTGATCCTGTGGATGCTGCAGATTCAGATAAAGAGGATGGAATGATTGTGTCTACAAAAGAACAACTTTCAGATGACCATCAAGAGGAACAATTGGAAGCAAGTGACCATGAGAATGTTGTGGATAGATCAACTGAACAAACAGTAGACCAAGAAGATAGTCCTAGTAAAAGCGATGAAGTTACAGTTAAAGAAGAATATGTTTTTGATAGAAAAAGTGACGATAACAATGAGAATAAATCTGATGAGGATGGTCCATGTAATGCAAAGTCTAACCTTGAACAAGAGAAAGACGCTGAAAATGATGCTGgtattataaatgttaaaaaagagGCTGAGAAAGTTTTGGCTGATGGGAAAATTGAGGATGATGAATCAGATGGTGAAATAG TCGATTCTGATAAAGAGGAAGATGTTAAAGAAGAAGTGAGGAGCAACTCCCAGGTTGATTATGGACTCGATGATGTGAGGCCAGAGATGGAGCAGCTCGACTATGATGAAGATGTTGATGAATTGGGGGAGTTGGGAGATGCCCCTATACCACAATCTGCTGAA ATTGAGAAGAAAAAAGTGAAGCAAGAAATGTCAGATGGAGAG ATTGAGTCAAGTGATGGTGAAATTAAAAGTGACAATGAAGAGAAA CCAAAGAAACTACCAGGGTTTTGTCCGGATGATTATGAAGATGGGGAGATGATTGACCCCATGG AGGGTCCTGCGGTTCCAAGAGAGATTTGCAGGTTCTTTGAAAAAGGAAACTGTACATGGGCAGATAGGTGTCGATTCATACATCCTGGTATTAATGATAAAG GCGGTTATAACTTGTTTTCCGATGAACCAAAACCGGGACCTCTCATGCACCGACATGAACCTCCACCATTTGACCCAAGG GCACCTGGACCAATGCATCCACCTGATATGATGCACCACCCAAAGATGGAAACAGCTTGGGAACGAGGTCTTAGACATGCTAAAGAA ATGAGAAGGCGTGCCATGCAACGCAAAGTCCAGGAGCCTGACTTTATGAGAAAACGTGAAATTATTTCACTGAACGCGGAACTTAATGTGGATCGAGATTTAGATTTCATCGCTCAGAAGCCACTTGTGGAAGACTCAAg AGGATTTAATCCGTTCGATGCTTTCGATGATGATGATCTCTATGCTGTTCCACCACCGGAGGAGCTGAAGAGACTGAAAAGATTTGAAAAGTCGCATACGAGGGACACTGATGCAAGGTCTCCACCAAGAAGA CCAGTGGAAGGACACAGGCGTCCTGAATCTCCATCACGAAGAGGAAGAGAGATGTTTCCTCCAGGTCATCCAATGCACCGAGAGATGCACGATCATAGAGGGATGGAACGAAG AAGCCCACCCCGACACATGGGTATGCACCCCCATGATCGACCCCCTATGTTCCCTCGGGACCGCCCCCCACCCCATGAACTTCCCCCACACATGAGGGGTGATCCTGGCTTCCGACCGGATCGAGGTCCAAGGATGGATCGCGACTTCAGGGATCGCAGGATGGAGGACATGATGAG AGAAAGAGAGCGAATAGACCAAAGAAGGCCAATGGATGAAAATAGACTTTCACCAAGCCAGCAAAG ACGAGAGGTTGAGAGTCGTATTGTACCAGTTGGTCAACCAGGAATACCCGGCAGTCAGTTTCGTAAACAACAACCAG ATGCTTCTTCTGCTGCACCCCCGCGAGGTGATAACTGGAGTGACCCCTGGGCAAGAGGTCGTCAGAAAAAGGTCAAGGAGGGTCGGGGTCGAAGTTCATCAGGCTCGTCTTCCTCCAGCTCAGGATCCTCCAG atCTTCATCATTTTCATCTTTTTCAAGTCGGTCATCCTCCAGATCTTCGTTATCAAG TTCCTTCAGTAGTTCTGGTTCAAGTAGATCTCCATCTCCAACCAAATCAACTaagaaagttttaaagaagaaaaaggcaaacCCAGCAAAAGAAG CATCCAATGGAAAATCTGCCAAAGTTCCTAAAGCAGTTGTGAAGGCAGCACCTAAGAAAGTAGTTGCAACTCAAGCAGCAACTAAAGCTAAAGTTGCCAAACCTTCGAAACCTGCAAAACCTCCAGCTGCTGTACCTTCAAAAGCaaag gcTGTACCTGTTGCACCAGTTGTACCTCCTGCACCAGCAGACCGTGGTAGACCTGCTAAGAAACAAGTTGCAAAGAAAGTAAAACcaaagaaaaagtaa